A genome region from Oenanthe melanoleuca isolate GR-GAL-2019-014 chromosome 14, OMel1.0, whole genome shotgun sequence includes the following:
- the LOC130259397 gene encoding basic proline-rich protein-like produces MSAPPRSELAAAAAALLRLGEERPPAAAMSLLQRKGRPEWRPREEEPRKGIPKAREGGSLRRPLRVGFLTLPAPQERGPRPCAPGMAPRSLSCHAVGLPDSGVPLRPPGPRSGPPEGRGLEAPPAKRGGTPRGGCVRQTPPLKPSRSPQTRLSAGAPPPPVAEQGEAEEPVYIEMVGDARGVPGGDPRRAGPGGAPPPPAEEPEAIYEEMSCPLPAGEGPGHAPFAGHAPFHGHAPHSAHAPFGGPALHSGHAPYAGHAPFSGHAPHAGRAPFIGHAPFSGPAPIPPPFPNLLPPRPPPLAPPPEAASRLPLPSRRDAPPPARARSHSTPLPPHHAPGGAGRERGGAGLGPLPLPPSAEAPPPGKRPPAYESLRGGVASAGPALGREEDPPLRRGGGASARRGKETEKAPEPPREERGGAGSVPPPSGIPVRAEGPRGRPGPPLPCQTFPACGRPSELPGGPRLGRSASTSGVRQAGAPPFPRAPPSSRPLSGGVPGGGFPAAAAPPRPRDGQLQEVIDRKRCVCTEIKARGGRGGGAVQAGQPAPPARPPRLERGSPRSRGGPAPAPAAPRHAPGPPAARRALGHRHLTRPPGCLEHPKSCPWNGGGAPKSLGGLLRIKWGGGILKRTRDVPAVKSAGFP; encoded by the exons ATGAGCGCCCCCCCGCGGTCGGAgctcgccgccgccgccgccgccctgcTGCGCCTGGGCGAGGAGCGCCCCCCCGCGGCCGCCATGAGCCTGCTGCAGCGCAAGGGCCGCCCCGAGTGGCGCCCCCGCGAGGAGGAGCCGCGCAAGGG GATCCCCAAGGCGCGGGAGGGGGGGTCCCTGCGGCGCCCGCTGCGTGTGGGGTTCCTGACGCTGCCGGCGCCGCAGGAGCGCGGCCCCCGGCCCTGCGCCCCCGGCATGGCCCCGCGCTCGCTGTCCTGCCACGCCGTGGGGCTCCCCGACTCGGGGGTGCCCCTGCGCCCCCCCGGGCCCCGCTCCGGGCCCCCCGAGGGCCGGGGCCTGGAGGCGCCGCCCGCCAAGAGAGGGG gcacCCCCCGGGGGGGCTGCGTGCGGCAGACGCCCCCCCTGAAGCCCTCGCGCAGCCCCCAGACCCGTTTGTCGGCCGGAGCCCCCCCGCCGCCCGTGGCCGAGCAGGGCGAGGCGGAGGAGCCGGTGTACATCGAGATGGTGGGGGACgcccggggggtcccggggggcgacccgcggcgggcggggccgggcggagccCCCCCCCCACCCGCCGAGGAGCCCGAGGCCATTTACGAGGAGATGAGCTGCCCCCTGCCCGCGGGGGAGGGGCCGGGACACGCCCCTTTCGCGGGACACGCCCCTTTCCACGGACACGCCCCGCACTCCGCCCACGCCCCTTTCGGCGGCCCCGCGCTGCACTCCGGCCACGCCCCCTACGCCGGACACGCCCCTTTCTCCGGACACGCCCCTCACGCCGGCCGCGCCCCCTTCATCGGCCACGCCCCTTTCTCCGGCCCCGCCCCCATCCCGCCGCCTTTCCCCAACCTGCTGCCGCCCCGCCCACCCCcgctggccccgccccccgAGGCCGCCTCccgcctccccctcccctcGCGCCGCGAtgccccgccccccgcgcgcgCGCGCAGCCACTCCACGCCCCTCCCCCCGCACCACGCgccgggaggggcggggcgCGAGCGCGggggggcggggctggggccgctGCCCCTCCCACCCTCCGCCGAAGCCCCGCCCCCCGGGAAGCGCCCGCCCGCCTACGAGAGCCTGCGCGGGGGCGTGGCCTCGGCAGGCCCCGCCCTCGGCCGCGAGGAGGACCCGCCCCTTCGCCGGGGGGGCGGAGCCTCGGCCCGGCGCGGGAAGGAGACTGAGA AGGCGCCGGAGCCCCCCCGGGAGGAGCGGGGGGGGGCCGGCTCGGTTCCGCCCCCCTCGGGGATCCCGGTCCGGGCCGAGGGGCCCCGGGGGCGGCCGGGaccccccctgccctgccagacCTTCCCCGCCTGCGGGAGACCCTCGG AGCTCCCCGGGGGTCCCCGCCTGGGCCGCTCCGCCTCCACCTCGGGGGTGCGCCAGGCCGGGGCCCCCCCGTTCCCACGGGCTCCCCCCTCCTCGCGCCCCCTCTCCGGGGGGGTCCCCGGGGGGGGTttccccgccgccgccgcgcccccccggccccgggacgggcagctgcaggaggtgatCGACCGAAAGCGCTGCGTGTGCACCGAGATCAAGGcgcggggggggcggggggggggggctgTGCAAGCAGGACAGCCTGCCCCCCCTGCCCGCCCCCCCCGCCTGGAAAGGGGGTCCCCCCGCTCCCGAGGGGGGCCggcccccgcccccgccgccccccggcaCGCCCCCGGCCCGCCGGCCGCACGCCGTGCTCTGGGACACCGCCATCTGACCCGCCCCCCGGGGTGCCTGgagcaccccaaatcctgcccctgGAATGGGGGGGGGGCCCCGAAATCATTGGGGGGGCTCCTAAGGATaaaatggggaggggggatCCTGaa GAGAACGCGGGACGTTCCCGCGGTGAAAAGCGCCGGTTTTCCGTGA
- the AGFG2 gene encoding LOW QUALITY PROTEIN: arf-GAP domain and FG repeat-containing protein 2 (The sequence of the model RefSeq protein was modified relative to this genomic sequence to represent the inferred CDS: inserted 2 bases in 1 codon), with protein sequence MAAGGGGGTGPGAGPGGGSAARRGSAGRDAEAEVWCRRVRELVSAVPANRLCFECGQRGVTYVDISVGSFVCTGCSGALRGLNPPHRVKSISMTTFSEAEVLFLQAHGNEACRRVWLGTFDPRNSLLPDSRDPQKVKEFLQEKYEKKRWYVAPEQVKPEQVKSQSTAAEPGPPPRPAWGHSDTGTGETRPLLGVPRAGGATPXDPAVPPQPRPAAHPPPQPARKASTDLLADIGGDPFASPAPAPAFAAFPGPAPARSAFPSFTAFGTSPGAPALGGAVPPFHIPPTTTGYTNPFTAPVAPRPSTNPFQSNGPGAAFTSPPAPGGFPSPFQADGLPFGGFNVAKASTNPFVTVPTPAAPFGTRHPTTNPFL encoded by the exons atggcggcgggcggcggcggcggcaccgggccgggcgcggggccCGGCGGAGGCTCCGCTGCCCGCAGGGGCAGCGCGGGCCGGGACGCGGAGGCCGAGGTTTGGTGCCGGCGGGTGCGGGAGCTGGTGAGCGCGGTTCCCGCCAACCGCCTCTGCTTCGAGTGCGGCCAGCGCGGCGTCACCTACGTGGACATCAGCGTGGGCAGCTTCGTGTGCACCGGCTGCTCTGGGGCGCT GCGGGGACTGAACCCCCCCCACCGCGTCAAGTCCATCTCCATGACGACCTTCAGCGAGGCCGAggtgctgttcctgcaggcGCACGGCAATGAG GCCTGCAGGCGGGTCTGGCTCGGCACCTTCGACCCCCGGAACTCGCTGCTGCCCGACTCCCGGGACCCGCAGAAGGTGAAGgagttcctgcaggagaagtACGAGAAGAAGCGATG GTACGTGGCACCAGAGCAAGTGAAACCAGAACAAGTGAAATCCCAAAGTACcgcagcagagccagggccccCCCCACGCCCTGCGTGGGGACACAGCgacactggcacaggtgagACCCGCCCACTtctgggggtgcccagggcgGGGGGCGCCACCCC TGACCCTGCggtgcccccccagccccggccggCCGcccacccccctccccagccGGCCCGAAAGGCCAGCACCGACCTGCTGGCAGACATCGGGGGGGATCCCTTCGCCAGCCCCGCCCCGGCGCCCGCCTTCGCCGCTTTCCCCG GCCCGGCCCCAGCCcgctctgccttccccagcttcACTGCCTTTGGAACCAGCCCTGGAGCGCCAGCGCTGGGGGGAGCCGTGCCTCCCTTCCACATCCCACCCACCACCACAG GCTACACCAACCCCTTCACGGCCCCCGTGGCCCCCAGACCCTCCACCAACCCCTTCCAGAGCAACGGCCCCG GTGCTGCTTTCACCTCGCCCCCTGCCCCTGGAGGGTTCCCCAGCCCTTTCCAGGCTGATG GTTTGCCTTTCGGCGGGTTCAACGTTGCCAAAGCTTCCACCAACCCCTTCGTG ACGGTCCCGACCCCGGCAGCGCCGTTCGGCACCAGGCACCCGACCACCAACCCGTTCCTCTGA
- the PCOLCE gene encoding procollagen C-endopeptidase enhancer 1 isoform X2, with protein sequence MSRLGPLLLLGALGALSPSPAEGQEAAPSPPPSARPNANRPVFPVFPCGGDHRGESGFIASEGFPRHYPPGSNCTWTITVPEGQVATLSFRVFDLEPDPLCRFDALSVFGGHGPGAPLLGRFCGTFRPGALRAPQNRLRLHMESDGGTAGRGFLAWFSAGSPPSNEHQFCGGRLEKPQGSLNTPNWPEENYPPGISCSWHIVAPPDKVVELRFGKFDVEPDPHCRYDYVAVFEGGARDDARRLGRFCGEETPGPIVSSSPELLVQFVSDLSVTADGFSATYSLRERGTPPETPPQKPRGGGKGKPPPSPKAGTPTAPPASGTPCPQRCRRAGTLQSNFCSSDWVLAGTVKSLSRGPPQEPGWAVVSVLSLHKPGGLGVPPPAKGDALRLQLPCRLCPALKKGSSYVLMGRLGGDGAALLPPDAFVVPYRPQQQQVLGNLSKRPCRGTP encoded by the exons aTGAGCCGCCTCgggccgctgctgctgctcgggGCGCTGGGGGCTCTGAGCCCGAGCCCGGCCGAGGGGCAGGAGGCGGCCCCGAGCCCCCCTCCCAGCGCCCGGCCCAACGCCAACAG GCCGGTGTTCCCGGTGTTCCCGTGCGGGGGGGACCATCGCGGCGAGTCGGGGTTCATCGCCAGCGAGGGCTTCCCCCGGCATTACCCCCCCGGCAGCAACTGCACCTGGACCATCACG GTCCCCGAGGGCCAGGTGGCCACCTTGTCCTTCCGCGTCTTCGACCTGGAGCCGGACCCGCTGTGCCGCTTCGATGCCCTCTCGGTTTTCGGGGGTCACGGCCCCGGGGCGCCGCTTTTGGGGCGCTTCTGCGGCACCTTCCGGCCGGGGGCTCTGCGGGCGCCCCAAAACCGGCTGCGGCTGCACATGGAGAGCGACGGCGGCACGGCCGGGAGGGGATTCCTGGCCTGGTTCAGCGCCGGCAGCCCCCCGAGCAACG AGCATCAGTTTTGCGGCGGGCGGCTGGAGAAGCCCCAGGGGAGCCTCAACACCCCGAACTGGCCCGAGGAGAATTATCCCCCCGggatcagctgctcctggcacatcGTGGCACCCCCCGACAag GTGGTGGAGCTGCGGTTCGGGAAGTTCGACGTGGAGCCCGACCCGCACTGCCGCTACGATTACGTGGCCGTGTTCGAGGGGGGGGCGCGGGACGACGCGCGGCGCCTCGGGCGCTTCTGTGGGGAGGAGACCCCCGG ccccatcgTCTCCAGCTCCCCggagctgctggtgcagttCGTGTCGGACCTGAGCGTCACCGCCGACGGCTTTTCGGCCACCTACAGCCTGCGGGAGCGGGGGACCCCCCCCGAgacccccccccaaaaaccgcggggcgggggaaaggggaaacccccccccagccccaaggCGGGGACCCCCACGGCCCCCCCGGCTTCGGGCACCCCCTGCCCGCAGCGCTGCCGCCGCGCCGGGACCCTCCAGAGCAACTTCTGCAGCAGCGATTGGG TGCTGGCCGGGACGGTGAAGTCGCTGTCGCGGGGGCCGCCGCaggagccgggctgggccgTGGTGTCCGTGCTCAGCCTGCACAAGCCGGGGGGCCTGGGGGTCCCCCCGCCCGCCAAGGGGGACGCGCTgcggctgcagctgccctgccgCCTCTGCCCCGCGCTCAAGAAAG GCTCCAGCTACGTCCTGATGGGGCGGCTGGGCGGGGACGGCGCGGCGCTGCTGCCTCCCGACGCCTTCGTGGTGCCGTACCgcccgcagcagcagcaggtcctggGGAACCTCAGCAAGAGGCCGTGCCGGGGGAccccctga
- the LRCH4 gene encoding leucine-rich repeat and calponin homology domain-containing protein 4 isoform X1: protein MAAGTAGAVTAEPPPRLGRLPGGAGTERALEEAEASGTLSLAGRRLRAFPAAAARRWDLSDTTEADLSRNRFGEVPEAACRLVSLEGLSLYHNCLRSVPPAIANLQALAHLDLSRNQLSSLPSCLCLLPLRVLNASNNRLAQLPANLGALSTLRQLDVGCNRLRALPPGLGRLRALRDLSVRRNQLTALPDELSDLPLARLDFSCNRVVAIPRCFRRLRHLQTLLADNNPLQFPPAQICLKGKVHIFKYLEAEAAAPAAPACPPDEPCPRLRPRGGLDSGFHSVDSGSKRWSGNECTEESLEPRQHRERHSGAAGDSDPEQLEEEPPPEEQQSRTPGGDTPRGVPSSWQHPKNLEGRREREGERDWDRTHPQRPPQTPPPPGRGQRELIAEMRQSLEALLQLRLPEDFGDSELLGRVGARLRPWASPPGSRRAQPPRSGGPEVKPPRPRRAPPRLLFALFYAALLALLLAAQSALRP, encoded by the exons ATGGCCGCGGGGACGGCGGGGGCTGTCACGGCCGAGCCGCCGCCGCGCCTGGGCCGCCTGCCCGGCGGAGCCGGCACCGAGCGCGCCCTGGAAGAAGCAGAAGCCTCCGGCACCCTCAGCCTGGCCGGCCGGCGGCTGCGCGCCTtccccgcggcggcggcgcggcgctgGGACCTCAGCGACACCACGGAGGCCG ACCTGTCCCGGAACCGGTTCGGGGAGGTGCCGGAGGCCGCCTGCCGCCTGGTCTCGctggaggggctcagcctgTACCACAACTGCCTGCGCAGCGTCCCCCCCGCCATCGCCAACCTGCAGGCGCTGGCTCACCTGGACCTCAG CCGCAACCAGCTGAGctctctgccctcctgcctgtgcctgctgcccctGCGCGTCCTCAACGCCAGCAACAACCGCCTGGCGCAGCTGCCAGCGAACCTGGGGGCTCTGAGCACGCTGCGCCAGCTG GACGTGGGCTGTAACCGgctgcgggcgctgccgccggggctggggcggctgcgggcgctgcgggaCCTGAGCGTGCGGCGGAACCAGCTGACGGCGCTGCCCGACG AGCTCTCGGATCTCCCCCTGGCCCGCCTGGATTTCTCCTGCAACCGCGTGGTCGCCATCCCTCGCTGCTTCCGCCGCCTGCGGCACCTCCAGACCCTGCTGGCCGACAACAACCCCCTGCAgttccccccagcccag ATCTGCCTGAAGGGCAAAGTCCACATCTTCAAGTACCTGGAGGCCGAGGCTGCCGCCCCCGCTGCCCCAGCATG ccccccggACGAGCCGTGTCCCCGCCTCCGGCCGCGGGGGGGGCTGGACTCCGGTTTCCACAGCGTGGACAGCGGCAGCAAGCGCTGGTCGGGGAAcgag TGCACGGAGGAGTCCTTGGAGCCTcggcagcacagggagaggcacagtggggcag ctggtgacagtgacccggagcagctggaggaggagcccCCCCCCGAG gagcagcagagccgGACCCCGGGCGGTGACACCCCCAG ggggGTCCCCAGTTCCTGGCAGCACCCCAAGAACCTGGAGGGGcggagggagagagagggggagagggatTGGGACAG GACCCacccccagagacccccccagacgccgccgccgccg GGCCGCGGGCAGCGGGAGCTGATTGCTGAGATGCGCCAG AGCCTGGAGGCGCTGCTGCAGCTGCGGCTGCCGGAGGATTTCGGGGACTCGGAGCTGCTGGGCCGGGTGGGAGCCAGGCTGCGGCCCTGGGCT agccccccagggtCCCGCCGGGCGCAGCCGCCCCGATCGGGGGGACCCGAG gtgaagcccccccggccccgccgcgcccccccCCGGCTGCTCTTCGCGCTGTTCTACGCGGCGCTGCTCGCGCTGCTGCTGGCGGCACAGAGCGCGCTCCGCCCGTGA
- the LRCH4 gene encoding leucine-rich repeat and calponin homology domain-containing protein 4 isoform X2 — MAAGTAGAVTAEPPPRLGRLPGGAGTERALEEAEASGTLSLAGRRLRAFPAAAARRWDLSDTTEADLSRNRFGEVPEAACRLVSLEGLSLYHNCLRSVPPAIANLQALAHLDLSRNQLSSLPSCLCLLPLRVLNASNNRLAQLPANLGALSTLRQLDVGCNRLRALPPGLGRLRALRDLSVRRNQLTALPDELSDLPLARLDFSCNRVVAIPRCFRRLRHLQTLLADNNPLQFPPAQICLKGKVHIFKYLEAEAAAPAAPACPPDEPCPRLRPRGGLDSGFHSVDSGSKRWSGNECTEESLEPRQHRERHSGAAGDSDPEQLEEEPPPEEQQSRTPGGDTPRTHPQRPPQTPPPPGRGQRELIAEMRQSLEALLQLRLPEDFGDSELLGRVGARLRPWASPPGSRRAQPPRSGGPEVKPPRPRRAPPRLLFALFYAALLALLLAAQSALRP, encoded by the exons ATGGCCGCGGGGACGGCGGGGGCTGTCACGGCCGAGCCGCCGCCGCGCCTGGGCCGCCTGCCCGGCGGAGCCGGCACCGAGCGCGCCCTGGAAGAAGCAGAAGCCTCCGGCACCCTCAGCCTGGCCGGCCGGCGGCTGCGCGCCTtccccgcggcggcggcgcggcgctgGGACCTCAGCGACACCACGGAGGCCG ACCTGTCCCGGAACCGGTTCGGGGAGGTGCCGGAGGCCGCCTGCCGCCTGGTCTCGctggaggggctcagcctgTACCACAACTGCCTGCGCAGCGTCCCCCCCGCCATCGCCAACCTGCAGGCGCTGGCTCACCTGGACCTCAG CCGCAACCAGCTGAGctctctgccctcctgcctgtgcctgctgcccctGCGCGTCCTCAACGCCAGCAACAACCGCCTGGCGCAGCTGCCAGCGAACCTGGGGGCTCTGAGCACGCTGCGCCAGCTG GACGTGGGCTGTAACCGgctgcgggcgctgccgccggggctggggcggctgcgggcgctgcgggaCCTGAGCGTGCGGCGGAACCAGCTGACGGCGCTGCCCGACG AGCTCTCGGATCTCCCCCTGGCCCGCCTGGATTTCTCCTGCAACCGCGTGGTCGCCATCCCTCGCTGCTTCCGCCGCCTGCGGCACCTCCAGACCCTGCTGGCCGACAACAACCCCCTGCAgttccccccagcccag ATCTGCCTGAAGGGCAAAGTCCACATCTTCAAGTACCTGGAGGCCGAGGCTGCCGCCCCCGCTGCCCCAGCATG ccccccggACGAGCCGTGTCCCCGCCTCCGGCCGCGGGGGGGGCTGGACTCCGGTTTCCACAGCGTGGACAGCGGCAGCAAGCGCTGGTCGGGGAAcgag TGCACGGAGGAGTCCTTGGAGCCTcggcagcacagggagaggcacagtggggcag ctggtgacagtgacccggagcagctggaggaggagcccCCCCCCGAG gagcagcagagccgGACCCCGGGCGGTGACACCCCCAG GACCCacccccagagacccccccagacgccgccgccgccg GGCCGCGGGCAGCGGGAGCTGATTGCTGAGATGCGCCAG AGCCTGGAGGCGCTGCTGCAGCTGCGGCTGCCGGAGGATTTCGGGGACTCGGAGCTGCTGGGCCGGGTGGGAGCCAGGCTGCGGCCCTGGGCT agccccccagggtCCCGCCGGGCGCAGCCGCCCCGATCGGGGGGACCCGAG gtgaagcccccccggccccgccgcgcccccccCCGGCTGCTCTTCGCGCTGTTCTACGCGGCGCTGCTCGCGCTGCTGCTGGCGGCACAGAGCGCGCTCCGCCCGTGA
- the PCOLCE gene encoding procollagen C-endopeptidase enhancer 1 isoform X1, whose product MSRLGPLLLLGALGALSPSPAEGQEAAPSPPPSARPNANRPVFPVFPCGGDHRGESGFIASEGFPRHYPPGSNCTWTITVPEGQVATLSFRVFDLEPDPLCRFDALSVFGGHGPGAPLLGRFCGTFRPGALRAPQNRLRLHMESDGGTAGRGFLAWFSAGSPPSNGPPQGRRRSGGFNKPHFFGESWHYFDEHQFCGGRLEKPQGSLNTPNWPEENYPPGISCSWHIVAPPDKVVELRFGKFDVEPDPHCRYDYVAVFEGGARDDARRLGRFCGEETPGPIVSSSPELLVQFVSDLSVTADGFSATYSLRERGTPPETPPQKPRGGGKGKPPPSPKAGTPTAPPASGTPCPQRCRRAGTLQSNFCSSDWVLAGTVKSLSRGPPQEPGWAVVSVLSLHKPGGLGVPPPAKGDALRLQLPCRLCPALKKGSSYVLMGRLGGDGAALLPPDAFVVPYRPQQQQVLGNLSKRPCRGTP is encoded by the exons aTGAGCCGCCTCgggccgctgctgctgctcgggGCGCTGGGGGCTCTGAGCCCGAGCCCGGCCGAGGGGCAGGAGGCGGCCCCGAGCCCCCCTCCCAGCGCCCGGCCCAACGCCAACAG GCCGGTGTTCCCGGTGTTCCCGTGCGGGGGGGACCATCGCGGCGAGTCGGGGTTCATCGCCAGCGAGGGCTTCCCCCGGCATTACCCCCCCGGCAGCAACTGCACCTGGACCATCACG GTCCCCGAGGGCCAGGTGGCCACCTTGTCCTTCCGCGTCTTCGACCTGGAGCCGGACCCGCTGTGCCGCTTCGATGCCCTCTCGGTTTTCGGGGGTCACGGCCCCGGGGCGCCGCTTTTGGGGCGCTTCTGCGGCACCTTCCGGCCGGGGGCTCTGCGGGCGCCCCAAAACCGGCTGCGGCTGCACATGGAGAGCGACGGCGGCACGGCCGGGAGGGGATTCCTGGCCTGGTTCAGCGCCGGCAGCCCCCCGAGCAACG GACCCCCCCAGGGACGGCGGCGGTCGGGGGGCTTTAATAAACCCCATTTTTTCGGGGAGTCCTGGCACTATTTTGACG AGCATCAGTTTTGCGGCGGGCGGCTGGAGAAGCCCCAGGGGAGCCTCAACACCCCGAACTGGCCCGAGGAGAATTATCCCCCCGggatcagctgctcctggcacatcGTGGCACCCCCCGACAag GTGGTGGAGCTGCGGTTCGGGAAGTTCGACGTGGAGCCCGACCCGCACTGCCGCTACGATTACGTGGCCGTGTTCGAGGGGGGGGCGCGGGACGACGCGCGGCGCCTCGGGCGCTTCTGTGGGGAGGAGACCCCCGG ccccatcgTCTCCAGCTCCCCggagctgctggtgcagttCGTGTCGGACCTGAGCGTCACCGCCGACGGCTTTTCGGCCACCTACAGCCTGCGGGAGCGGGGGACCCCCCCCGAgacccccccccaaaaaccgcggggcgggggaaaggggaaacccccccccagccccaaggCGGGGACCCCCACGGCCCCCCCGGCTTCGGGCACCCCCTGCCCGCAGCGCTGCCGCCGCGCCGGGACCCTCCAGAGCAACTTCTGCAGCAGCGATTGGG TGCTGGCCGGGACGGTGAAGTCGCTGTCGCGGGGGCCGCCGCaggagccgggctgggccgTGGTGTCCGTGCTCAGCCTGCACAAGCCGGGGGGCCTGGGGGTCCCCCCGCCCGCCAAGGGGGACGCGCTgcggctgcagctgccctgccgCCTCTGCCCCGCGCTCAAGAAAG GCTCCAGCTACGTCCTGATGGGGCGGCTGGGCGGGGACGGCGCGGCGCTGCTGCCTCCCGACGCCTTCGTGGTGCCGTACCgcccgcagcagcagcaggtcctggGGAACCTCAGCAAGAGGCCGTGCCGGGGGAccccctga